In Microplitis demolitor isolate Queensland-Clemson2020A chromosome 9, iyMicDemo2.1a, whole genome shotgun sequence, one genomic interval encodes:
- the LOC103572729 gene encoding cytochrome P450 6B5-like, whose amino-acid sequence MFKIFLSIATVLIIIIITLYYYLIKNYNYWKKRKVTGPSPQLIFGNTKKSSLLETTISECIKNIYDNYPDEPYVGIYELRTPVLLLRNPEIIKLVLIKDFSHFQGRGIVMNENSDPLSANLINLTGTKWRTLRTKLTPAFTSGKIKNMFEMFVDSSNKFRKFIVKFADAEETVEFRDLAAKFTTDIISTCCFGLETNTIQDSDSEFRSMCRKVLDPSLIIGLKRMVRWYLPGLFKYLQMSLTPTEVSDYFMNLVKNMIDYRITNNYHRNDILQLLMKLKDHKPSIDDNNNHDFEDKNSDIIIDDHTIAAQAYIFLLAGFETSSTTMSFTMFELAVNQEIQQKVYEEIIEKINKHGKLCWDAIAEMEYLDCVIRETLRKHPPVGLVPRVCNEDYVLPTKNLVIEKGVKVLIPIHAIHHDRKYYKNPEKFDPDRFYTDKNNNKHGDCVFLPFGAGPRICIGYRFAHAQTKAGIVALLLDYKVSLGKNMAPTLDYDPIANILTNKLGIWLKISWRNK is encoded by the exons atgtttaaaatatttttatcaattgccactgtgttaataataataatcatcacactctattattatttaataaaaaattataattattggaagaaacgAAAAGTGACCGGACCTAGTCCGCAATTAATTTTCggaaatactaaaaaatcttCATTACTCGAGACGACTATTTCggagtgtattaaaaatatatatgacaattATCCTGATGAGCCTTATGTCGGAATTTACGAACTACGGACTCCGGTTTTATTGCTCCGAAATccggaaataataaaattggtcctcattaaagatttttcacatttccaag GACGTGGGATAGTAATGAATGAGAACTCAGATCCCCTATCAgcaaatttgataaatttaacagGAACAAAATGGCGGACACTGAGGACAAAACTAACGCCAGCTTTTACTtctggtaaaataaaaaacatgtttGAAATGTTCGTTGACTCTTCCAACAAATTCCgg aaattcaTCGTAAAGTTTGCTGACGCGGAAGAAACGGTCGAGTTCCGCGACCTGGCGGCGAAATTTACAACTGACATTATAAGCACATGTTGTTTCGGATTGGAAACGAATACTATTCAAGACAGTGATTCAGAATTTCGAAGTATGTGTCGTAAAGTACTGGATCCTTCATTGATTATCGGTTTGAAACGAATGGTACGATGGTACTTACCCGGATTATTCAAATATCTGCAGATGAGTTTGACGCCAACTGAG GTTAGCGATTATTTCATGAACTTGGTCAAGAACATGATTGACTATCGTATCACCAACAATTATCATCGTAATGACATTCTACAATTActgatgaaattaaaagatcATAAACCAAGTATCGACGACAACAATAATCACGATTTCGAGGATAAAAATTCCGATATCa TTATCGATGATCACACGATAGCAGCACAGGcctacatatttttattagctgGTTTCGAAACCTCTTCAACTACCATGAGCTTCACGATGTTCGAGCTCGCGGTAAATCAAGAGATTCAACAGAAAGTTTACGAagaaataatcgaaaaaataaataaacatggAAAACTATGTTGGGACGCTATTGCGGAAATGGAATATCTCGACTGTGTAATCCGAG aaaCATTACGAAAACATCCGCCAGTTGGTCTAGTACCACGAGTTTGTAACGAAGATTATGTTCTGCCGACTAAAAATTTGGTTATTGAAAAAGGAGTAAAAGTTTTGATTCCCATTCATGCGATTCATCACGACCggaaatattacaaaaatccCGAAAAATTCGATCCCGATCGTTTTTATAcagacaaaaataataacaaacatgGCGACTGCGTTTTCTTACCATTCGGTGCTGGACCACGAATTTGTATCG GTTACAGATTCGCGCATGCGCAGACGAAAGCCGGTATCGTAGCGCTTCTGTTAGACTACAAAGTTTCATTGGGTAAAAATATGGCGCCCACTTTGGACTACGACCCAATAGCGAACATTCTGACAAACAAATTGGGAATTTGGTTGAAAATAAGttggagaaataaataa
- the LOC103572730 gene encoding beta-1,4-mannosyltransferase egh: MLGYSIKHILHSCVFLTILIGAFKVRIYRYLSENDKSDYSTFTILFNCIKLVTLIALPQMLFNFLGLILYDAFPGKVKLKGSPLLAPFINIRVVTRGDYPQLVKTNVKRNLKTCMDVGLKNFQIEVVSDKPIGLMSHRRIRELVVPNEYRTKTGALFKARALQYCLEDGVNELADHDWILHLDEETLLTENSIHGILNFVLDGKHPLGQGLITYANETVVNWITTVADSIRVTDDMGKLRFQFHTFHRPLFSIKGSFLVAQTGAEKHVSFDNGLDGSIAEDCFFALKADSLGYTFDFIEGEMWEMSVFTISDFIRQRTRWNHGIHLVVNSNLIPLKNKIFVALLYFSFLTSPLSVLCGLLPLIINLEYFILIDLPSIFIGIVSVYSHIYGCIQSFPFKNYKVLSCVMLMILTLLSPLTAILEITALVCTAFDRNFYTFYVVNKVPSVVNHKD, translated from the exons ATGTTGGGTTATAGTATAAAGCACATTTTGCATTCTTGTGTATTTTTGACCATATTAATAGGAGCATTCAAAGTACGAATATATCGTTATTTGAGTGAAAATGACAAAAGTGATTATTCTACCTTTACaatattattcaattgtaTTAAACTGGTGACATTGATCGCGCTGCCACAGATGTTATTCAATTTTCTCGGCCTAATACTGTACGATGCGTTTCCAGGTAAGGTTAAGTTGAAGGGCTCGCCATTGTTGGCGCCATTTATAAACATACGGGTAGTGACCCGCGGGGATTATCCGCAGTTGGTTAAAACGAATGTAAAGCGCAACTTGAAAACGTGCATGGATGTGGGATTAAAGAACTTCCAGATAGAAGTCGTCAGTGACAAGCCGATTGGGTTGATGTCGCACAGAAGAATCCGGGAGCTAGTGGTTCCGAACGAGTACCGGACCAAGACCGGGGCCTTGTTCAAAGCTCGTGCGCTACAGTACTGCCTCGAGGACGGGGTCAACGAGCTAGCTGATCATGACTGGATCCTCCATCTTGACGAAGAAACGCTTCTTACAGAGAACTCGATCCACGGGATCCTCAACTTTGTCCTCGATGGCAAGCATCCTCTTGGTCAAGGTCTCATCACTTACGCGAACGAGACCGTCGTCAACTGGATCACCACCGTAGCTGACAGCATCAGAGTCACTGATGACATGGGGAAGCTCAGGTTCCAGTTCCATACGTTCCACAGGCCACTTTTTAGTATAAAAGGTTCCTTCCTCGTTGCTCAG ACTGGTGCCGAGAAACACGTGTCCTTTGACAATGGGCTAGATGGTTCCATAGCCGAGGACTGTTTCTTCGCACTGAAGGCTGACAGCCTCGGGTACACCTTCGACTTCATCGAAGGCGAGATGTGGGAAATGTCTGTATTCACAATATCCGACTTTATCCGTCAGCGTACGCGTTGGAACCATGGTATCCACTTAGTCGTAAACTCTAACCTCATtcccttaaaaaataaaatattcgtcGCCCTTTTGTACTTCTCATTTCTCACGTCACCTTTATCAGTTTTGTGTGGACTTTTACCCTTAATAATTAACCTAGAGTATTTCATCCTCATTGACTTACCCAGTATTTTCATTGGTATCGTCAGTGTTTATTCGCACATTTATGGTTGTATTCAGtcatttccatttaaaaattacaaggtGCTTTCATGCGTTATGTTAATGATTTTGACTTTATTATCACCATTGACAGCAATTTTAGAGATTACTGCTTTAGTATGTACTGCATTTGACCGcaatttctatacattttaTGTAGTTAACAAGGTTCCATCAGTTGTTAATCATAAAGactaa
- the LOC103572728 gene encoding beta-1,4-mannosyltransferase egh-like: protein MLGYKIKHILHCCVFLTIIIGALKVRIYRYLSGNDKSDYSTFTILFNCIKLATLISLPHMLFNFLGLILYDAFPGKVKLKGSPLLAPFINIRVVTRGDYPQLVKTNVKRNLKTCMDAGLKNFQIEVVTGKPIGLMSHRRIRELVVPNEYQTKTGALFKARNLQYCLEDGVNELADHDWIVHLDEETLLTENSIYGILNFVLDGKHPFGQGLITYANETVVNWITTVADSIRVTDDMGKLRFQFHTFHRPLFSIKGSFLVAQTGAEKHVSFDNGLDGSIAEDCFFALKADSLGYTFDFIEGEMWEMSVFTISDFIRQRTRWNHGIYLVITSNLIPLKNKIYVVFMWTSLQLLPLAITCGLLPFIINLDYYILIDLPGIFIHIITTYTYIYGSIQSISFENYSTLSSVMLKILLLFSPVTVILECIALVCAFFDRNYYKFYVVNKDQSVANHQD from the exons atgttaggttataaaataaaacatattttgCATTGTTGTGTATTTTTGACCATAATAATAGGAGCACTAAAAGTACGAATATATCGTTATTTGAGTGGGAATGACAAAAGTGATTATTCTACCTTTACaatattattcaattgtaTTAAACTGGCGACATTAATTTCGCTGCCTCATATGTTATTCAATTTTCTCGGCCTAATACTGTACGATGCGTTTCCGGGTAAGGTTAAGTTAAAGGGCTCGCCATTGTTGGCGCCATTTATAAACATACGGGTAGTGACCCGCGGGGATTATCCGCAATTGGTTAAAACGAATGTGAAGCGTAACTTGAAAACGTGCATGGACGCGGGATTGAAGAACTTCCAGATAGAAGTCGTCACTGGCAAGCCGATTGGGTTGATGTCGCACAGAAGAATCCGGGAACTAGTGGTTCCGAACGAGTACCAGACCAAGACCGGGGCCTTATTCAAAGCACGCAACCTACAGTACTGCCTTGAGGACGGGGTCAACGAGCTAGCTGATCATGACTGGATCGTCCATCTTGACGAAGAAACGCTTCTTACTGAGAACTCGATCTACGGGATCCTCAACTTTGTCCTCGATGGCAAGCATCCTTTCGGCCAGGGTCTCATCACTTACGCAAACGAGACCGTCGTCAACTGGATCACCACCGTAGCTGACAGCATCAGAGTCACTGATGACATGGGGAAGCTCAGGTTCCAGTTCCATACGTTCCACAGGCCACTGTTTAGTATAAAAGGTTCCTTCCTCGTTGCTCAG ACTGGTGCCGAGAAACACGTGTCCTTTGACAATGGGCTAGATGGTTCCATAGCCGAGGACTGTTTCTTCGCACTGAAGGCTGACAGCCTCGGGTACACCTTCGACTTCATCGAAGGCGAGATGTGGGAAATGTCTGTATTCACAATATCCGACTTTATCCGACAGCGTACGCGTTGGAACCATGGTATCTACTTAGTCATAACCTCCAATCTCATTcctctaaaaaataaaatatatgtcgtCTTTATGTGGACCTCATTGCAATTATTACCTTTAGCAATTACGTGTGGCTTACTACCCTTCATTATTAACCTAGATTACTACATCCTCATCGATTTGCCCGGTATTTTTATTCACATCATCACAACTTATACGTACATCTACGGTTCTATTCAGTcgatttcatttgaaaattacagTACACTCTCATCAgttatgttaaaaattttactgttattttCACCAGTGACAGTTATCTTAGAATGTATTGCCTTAGTGTGTGCCTTCTTCGATCGTAATTACTACAAATTTTATGTAGTTAATAAAGATCAATCAGTAGCTAATCATCAAGATTGA